The Dermochelys coriacea isolate rDerCor1 chromosome 13, rDerCor1.pri.v4, whole genome shotgun sequence genome includes the window ATGGCGCTATGTAAATGGTAGGGGACATATTGTGATAGATTCACATTGAATGGGACCTTGTTCCATAAATGATCACGTTGGTTTctgtgccctggtctacactaggcattgaggttgaatttagcagtgttaaatcgatgtaaccctgcacccatccacatgacgaagccctttttttcaacttaaagggctcttaaaatcaatttccttactccaccaccgacaaggggattagcactgaaattggttttgctgggttgaatttggggtactgtggacacaattagatggtattggcctccgggagctatcccagagtgctccattgtgaccgctctggacagcactctcaactcagatgcactgaccaggtagacaggaaaaggcccgcgaacttttgaatttcaatttcctgtttggccagtgtggcaagctgcaggtgaccatgcagagctcatcagcagaggtgaccatgatggagtcccagaatcgcaaaacagctccagcatggactgaacgggaggtacgggatctgattgctgtatggggagaggaatctgtgctatcagaattacgttccagttttcaaaatgccaaaacatttgtgaaaatctcctagggcatgaaggacagaggccataacagggacccaaagcagtgccgcgtgaaacttaaggagctgaggcaagcctaccagaaaaccagaggggcgaacggctgctccgggtcagagccccaaacatgccacttctatgatgagctgcatgccattttagggggttcagccaccactaccccagccatgttgtttgactccttcaatggaggcaacaaagaagcaggttttggggacgaggaagacgatgatgaggaggctgtagatagctcacagcaaacaagcggagaaactggttttcctgacagcaaggaactgtttctcacccaggacctggagccagtaccccccggacccacccaaggctgcctcccggacccacaaggtggagaagggacctctggtaagtgtaccttttaaaatactatacaaggtttaaaagccagcatgtttaatgattaatttgccctggcatttgtggctctcctggatgtactcccaaagcctttgcaaaaggtttccatccaccatggtaggacactttaccactccaggccagtagcacgtactcaggaatcattgtagaacaaagcattgcagtgtatgtttgctggcgttcaaacaacatccgttctttatctctgtgtgttatcctcaggagagtgatatcattcatggtcacctggttgaaatagggtgcgtttcgtaaggggacattcagaggtgcccgttcctgctgggctgtttgcctatggctgaacagaaatgttccccactgttagccacgtggggggggagaggcaaaatgtgaccttgtaacgaaagcacacgtgctatgtatgtaatgttaatagcaaggtttaccgtgaaagagtgtacccactgttctataaaaatgtgtctttttaaataccactgtccctttttttttctccaccagctgcatgtgtttcaaggatcacaggatcttctccttcccagaggctagagaagattagaaggcgaaaaaaacgcattcgcaatgaaatgttctctgagctcatgctgtcctcccacactgacagagcacagatgaatgcatggaggcagacaatgtcagagtgcaggaaagcacaaaatgaccgggaggagaggtgacaggctgaagagagtaagtggtgggctgaagagagggctgaagctgaaaggtggcagcagggtgatgagagaaggcaggatgcaatgctgaggctgctggaggatcaaactaatatgctccagcatatggttgagctgcagaaaaggcagcaggagcacagactgccgctacagcccctgtgtaaccaaccgccctcctccccaagttccatagcctcctcacccaaacgcccaagaatgcggtagggggggcctctggccacccagccactccaccccagaggattgcccaagtaacagaaggctggcattcaataagttttaaacttttaaagtgctgtgtggccttgtccttccctcctccaccacccctcctgggctaccttggtaattatcctcctatttgtgtgatgaattaataaagaatgcatgaatgtgaagcaacaatgactttattgcctctgcaagtggtgatcgaagggagagggggagggtggttatcttacagggaagtagagtgaaccaaggggcgggggatttcatcaaggagaaacaaacagaactttcacaccgtagcctggccagtcatgaaactggttttcaaagcttctctgatgtgcaccacaccgtcctgtgctcttctaaccgccctggtgtctggctgtgcgtaaccagcagccagacgatttgcctcaacctcccaccccaccataaacatctcccccttactctcacagatattgcggtgcgcacagcaagcagtaataacagtgggaatattggtttcgctaaggtctaaccgagtcagtaaactgcaccagcacgcttttaaacatccaaatgcacattctaccaccattctgcacttgctcagcctgtagttgaacagctcctgactactctccaggctgcctgtgtatggcttcatgagtcatgccATTAAGcgttaggctgggtccccaaggataactataggcatttcaacatccccaacggttattttctggtctaggaataaagtcccttcttgcagcttttgaaacagaccagagttcctgaagatgcgagcgtcatgtacctttcccggccatcccacgttgatgttggtgaaacgtaccttgtgatccaccagtgcttgcagcactattgaaaagtaccccttgtggtttatgcactcgctggcttggtgctccggtgccaagatagggatatgggttccgtctatggccccatcacatttaggaaatcccattgcagcaaagccatccactatgacctgcacatttcccagggtcatgacccttgatatcagcagatctttgattgcgttggctacttgcatcacagcagcccccacagtagatttgcccactccaaattgattcccaactgaccggtagctgtttggcattgcaagcttccacagggctattgccacttgcttctcaactgtgagggctgctctcattttggtattcttgcccctcagggcaggggaaagcaagtcacaaagttccatgaaagtgcccttacgcatgtgaaagttttgcagccactgggaattgtcccagacctgcaagactatgcagtcccaccagtctgtgcttctttcctgagcccagaatcggctttccaccgcatgaacctgccccattagcacatgatgcccacattggcagggcccatgctttgagagaagtctgtgtccatgtcctcatcactctcgtcaccgcgctgctgTTGCCTAattgcccggtttcactttgccaggttctggtgctgcatatactgctggataatgtgtgtggtgtttaatgtgctcctaattgccaaaatgatctgagcgggctccatgcttgtcatggtatggcgtctgcacagaaaaaaggcacggaacgattgtctgctgttgccctgatggagggaggggcgattgacaacatggcttacagggttggcttatagggaatcaaaatcaacaaagggcgtggctttgcaagaaactgaatggccgcctcaaggatagaattcaaaacctcaaggaaagaactcaaaactgagtttagcaggccatcaatttcacagagggagggagggaggagaaaatgcatacaaaacaaatatggtctatttcttgttttgagccacttcatctatctttatacatcatgctggcagcagactgtgcagtatgaccgctagccatcgtcacctcctgggtgctcagcagaagacagtgcagtatgactactggccatcgtcttctgctggctgcaaattaaaagacagtgcactgccaataggactcaatcgccatgagacgaaacaagggaaatgacctggctgagtcactcctatgtttgcccaggcgcccggttaaaagagcacccaggactacgctgacgatggctaccagtcatacggcactgtctgctgccaaaagacaataaactgctgctgtgtagcaatgcagtatcatgtccgccagcacccaggagacatacagtgacggttagctgagcaggctccatgcttgccatggtatgacgtctgcacaggtactcaagaaaaaaggtgcaaaacgattgtctgcccttgcttttacagagggagggagggaacaggggcctgacgatatgtacctagaaccacccgcgacaatgttttagccccattaagcactgggatttctatccagaattcaaatgggcggtggagactgcaggaactgtgggatagttacccacagtgcaaagctccggaagtcgactgttgcctcggtactgtggacacagtctgccgactacatccACTTAgcgcatttgtgtggggacacacacactcgactgtataaaaacgctttctaaaaaaccgactctatgaattcgacctaatttcgtaatgtagacataccctgtggaATTGCTCAGGAAACAATTCAAATGCTAATCAGTAAGGGCTCAAAGAACTGGCTAGCTATTGATCATTATTGTTATTAGAAATAAATAGAAGAACAATGCCTTCTCTCTTTTTTCATAGCTGTCCTAAAATAAAATCATAGTTTTCAAAATTAGGTTTAATCCTAAATCAGtccaaaaattcaaaatctcaattttatttttgtgaaacaaaatattctgaaatactGTATCTGAATAAAGtaaaattgttgtttttaataagcttaaaatatttcattttgactctATAAATTTGATTATATTATTGTTGAAATGATAACCATGAAGCAATATTATTCTACGATATCAATTTTCCATAGACGAGTTAgataaaatctaaatatttagattttttttaatcatcattttCTTATGGAAAACATTCCTATGGAAATTTTCAAccagcagttttttttttaacttccctcTGTTTGTCTGCAAACAGTTGTTACATTTCCTCATATCCCTATAGACACATATTCTGGTCTTTGTAAATTTCTTCATACTTTAGATTTTTAATTCCCTTCCCCCACTAAAAAGAATCAGACTTTTCACCACTCTTTTGTACTGTCTCCAGTTTTCTATTACCCTTttcttacaatttaaaaaaaatcaaaatgggctttgatatatatatatattacgaAACCCTAATCTGTTCCTTTTGAATTGGAATTATCAACAGTTATTTAGGAATCAATTtgattcaataataataatgtcacTTTGCATTTCCATAACAACAGtaatctgaggatctcaaagtgttctacaaatattaattattttagcCTCACAATTCCACTAAGGGATAAACAAAACTTATCATCCCTTTCTATAGCTGGAGAAATTAAGGCACAAAAAGGAGGAGAGGCATGCCCATCTTCTCTAACTTTTCTGTGTAAAGCCCTCAAGTGCTTTAAAATTGCAGCTGGTCATGGTGGACAGAAAGTTAGCTTTTTAAAGCATCTCAATATTATTATTTGGCAATCACTGAACAGGGCAGAAAACTTTGTGCCAGTCTGATGGGACTCTAGGGGGAAAATACGTAGCTTGTGCAAATCAGCATGAATTCATGTACTTCAAAGAAGTTTTGGTGATCTACACTAACTCAGGATCCTTATAGTGTGCTGATTAGAACATAGTGTAGTCAATGTGTTCCTGATGAATTTATAACAATAAGAGATTGTGTGTCCTTATTGCAGAAGGGGAAATGGTGGGATGGTTAAAAGAATTTGAAAGAggataaaattttaaaagattggTGAAATCTATCCATCTATCCACTGATCAATTGGGCTACCTACCTATTAGTCTATCTCTCTTTCTATAGATCTATCTGTGAGTCATTCTATCCAACTGAGGGGCCTGTTTCAGGTAGTTCTGATTTTTTCAACAGCAATTACAAATTTTGGGGATGTTTCTTTTCCTTGAgacattttctttcatttcctgaCCACAGCTAGAATGATCACACACCAATTAACCCAGATTGGCATCTCAGGGAAATTTGCCCTAAGAAGACGGGAGAAGATGCCCCTATAATTTTGAGGATGATTTTCAACGTCTCATGGGGAAGTTACTCACCAAAgtccagatccttaaaggtatttaggttcctaactccaaTAGAAATCAAAGGGAGTGAGACACTGAAATATCTTTGAGGACATGGGCCCCAACTCCCATAAAATGTCCACTGGAGAATGTGTGCTTTGAATATTTCTTCTTATTTCCTGCAGTGGGTCATTTCTTCAGATGATATCTAGGAATGTATTGTCTCCCACAGATGAAATATGCAGAGGACTTAAGAAGGGGGAACCTCACCATGGTGACTGAATTCATTCTACTAGGATTGTACAACCACCGTGAGCTGGAGGTGCCTCTGTTTTCCATCTATCTGTTAATTTATACCATTACCCTGACGGGGAAAATCCTCACCATCCTCATTACCATGGACACAGCTCTTCACACCCCCATGTATTTCTTTCTCCAGGTCTTATCCTTCCTGGAGATCTGCTACACCTCAGTCACTGTCCCCAAGATGCTGGTGAACTTCCTCTCAGAGGACAGGAGCATTTCCTACATGGGCTGTGTTGCCCAAATTTACTTCCTTGGAATCTCTGAGTGCTTTCTTCTGGCCGACATGGCATATGACCACTATGTGGCCATATGCAACCCATTGAGGTACAGGCTCATCATGAAGAGGGTCTGCCTTTCCTTGACAGTTCTCTCATGGTTCAGTGGTAATGTGGTATCCCTAGTGCAGACAGCCTGGGTTTTCAACTTGCCATTTTGTGGGTACAATCAGATTAACTATTTCTTCTGTGACATTCCCCCATTGATTAAGCTTTCTTGCACTGACACCTCTTCATATGAAATGCAGTTGTTTACAGCTACTGTACTGGTCAACTTCACTCTATTTTTTCTCATCCTTGTGTCCTACACCTTTATTATCTCCACCATCTTAAAGATGGTTTTGACTGATGGAAGACACAAAGCTTTCTCCACCTGCTCCTCACTCCTCATTGTGGTGACATTGTACTATGGGAGCAGTGGCCTGATTTATTTAAGACCCAAGTCCATTAATTCACTGGACAGCAACAAAGTTCTGGCTCTGATGTATACAACCATCACCCCCTACTTGAACCCTATAGTCTTCAGCCTGAGTGTTGCTGGAACAAAATGCccaaggcaggcaacagctggatttgttgTCCGGTGTGTGTCGCCCAATAATCAGAACGgagtggagaagtagaaaagtttatttgaagcttcaagcggtacagggaaacaacaatctcaaatcctgcacaccagtgcaagcagttacacatattttatacactcattctttagcatgcttatccaatagcaagctgtcctaagtatccatatagccaatccggtataccagccagttcccctttttccttttatcatctattcccccatatatggagttgtttgttcagcactatctaacattcctgtcctgcttgacctaatcttgctacagccagtctgtgcctgcaatacactgttgcaaatttctcagcctgaaggctgtgagtatctccgggcagaaaagggaagggggggctatctgggcctagagcgagggggcttcattgacacttgtggtcttccatccccttgagttacctagtggccatgcccggtgtccccaacatgAAGAACAATGAGGTGAAAGGGGCTGTGCAGAGATTGTTATGGGATgggctgaaaagaaaaatattttctcaaagaaaataATTGGGATACAGGTCTTGTTCTGAGATCAGTTATCCAATTGTACAAATCTGGAGTAGTTCCTTTGATGTCAATGCCATTCAGTGCTACAGTTGAAGTAGTGTCCAAAAACTGCaaaatgaaacacacaaaaatgttcaagacattttgtcaaaaaaaaaaaattgggggagagGTTGAAATTagaaattttggccaaaaaagtAATTAAAGTTTCAGAAATGTTGATCATATATATTTCTGCTtgaaacacacagagaaaaatcacaaaaacTCATCTACTTTTAATGTGAATAtgcatggatttttttcttctcaaCTCAAAATCACAATGAAATATGTTGTTTAAAAAGCTAATTTTGGAAAACAGTGTTCATGTGCTGCAAGCTAACCATTTTGAGAATGATTTTGAACAAAATTTCACTAAAACTGTAGAAAATGAGCatgaataataaacaataaagtacaacagaaaatttcactaaaaagacaaaaataattccatttgaaGTTACTAAATGAAAACTAACttcatttgttttgtaattttttcACCATTTCAACTAAACTCAGAGCAGAAAATGAATTGAGAAAATAAGAGTCCTTTAGCACCGAGAAGATATTCACAAGCCCTTCAGAAAAATATGTCTAATTTCATTGCAAATACAATTTCTCCATCAAGACTTTTCTCAGTGCCACTTTCACGTCCTGGTTCTTCAAGGTGTAGCTCAAAGGGTTCAGCATGAGGGTGACTGTGTTGTAAAGCACAGACAACACCCTGTCATTATTCAGCAGATACCTGGAGATGAGCCCAACATAGGTGTCACAGAACAGGAGGAGGACAGTCAAGTGAGACATATAGgtggaaaaagtttcagagtCCACTTGGTAGAGCATATCTCAGGATGGTGGAGATGTTCTAcacatatgtcataaatataaagggaagggtaaccacctttccaTATACAGTGctacaaaatccctcctggccagaggcaaaaaagTATTTTGTCTCTCTGTGTGATACCTTTTCTCGGAACAGATCGagaatgcaagccttccaactcctgtaaagttagtaagtaatctagctagaaaatgcatgagcttttcttttgtttaatggtttgtaaaatttgctgtgctggagggaatgtgtattcctattttgtgtctttttgtaactgaagattttacctagagggattatctatgttttgaatctgattaccctgtaaggtatttaccatcctgattttacagaggtgattcttttactttttctttaattaaaattcttcttttaagaacctgattgatttttcattgttcttaagatccaagggtttgggtgtgtGTTCACCTGTCTCTATTGGTGAGGacattattatcaagccttccccaggaaagggagtgtagggcttggggggatattttgggggaagatgtctccaagtggtctctttccctgttctttgtttaaatcgcttggtgatggcagcacactgttcaagaacaaggcaaagcttgtaccttggggaaggttttaacctaagctggtaagaataagcttaaggagTCTTCCtcagtctttcatgcaggtccgcacatctgtactctagagttcagagtcaaagttcagccaccaggttagccttgACAGTatcgtgacagtatcggggatactgttcctgatagcttgtagtccatctttgtgtggaatgttggtgtcacggctaacctggtggctgaactttgtgactttgtcctcacccataactatttcacatttggggacaatgtataccttcaaatcagcggcactgcgatgggtacccgcatgaccccacaggatgccaacatttttatggctgacttagaacaacgcttcctcagctctcgtcccctaatgcccctcctctacttgcgctacattgatgacatcttcatcatctggacccatggaaaagaagcccttgaggaattccaccatgatttcaacaatttccatcccaccatcaacctcagcctggaccagtccacacaagagatccatttcctggacactacggtgctaataagcgatggtcacataaacaccaccctatatcggaaacctactgaccgctattcctacctacatgcctctagctttcatccagatcataccactcaatccattgtctacagccaagctctacgatataaccgcatttgctccaacccctcagacagagacaaacacctacaagatctctatcatgcattcctacaactacaatacccacctgctgaagggaagaaacagattgacagagccagaagaatacccagaagtcacctactacaggacaggcccaacaaagaaaataacagaacgccactagccatcaccttcagcccccaactaaaacctctccaacgcatcatcaaggatctacaacctatcctgaaggacgagccatcactctcacagatcttgggagacagaccagtccttgcttacagacagccccccaatctgaagcaaatactcaccagcaaccacacatcacacaacagaaccactaacccaggaacctatccttgcaacaaagcccgttgccaactctgtccacatatctgttcaggggataccatcgtagggcctaatcacatcagccacactatcagaggctcgttcacctgcgcatctaccaatgggatatatgccatcatgtgccagcaatgcccctctgccatgtacattggccaaactggacagtctctacgtaaaagaatgaatgggcacaaatcagacgtcaagaattataacattcaaaaaccagttggagaacacttcaatctctctggttactcgattacagacctaagagtggctatccttcaacaaaaaagcttcaaaaacagactccaacgagagactgctgaattggaattaatttgcaaactggatacaattaatttaggcttgaatagagactgggaatggatgagtcattacacaaagtaaaactatttccccatggtatttctcccccccaccccaccccccactgttcctctgatattcttgttaactgctggaattagcctaccttgcttgtcaccatgaaaggttttcctcctttccccccccctgctgctggtgatggcttatcttaagtgatcactctccttacagtgtgtatgataaacccattgtttcatgttctctgtgtgtgtatataaatctctcctctcttttttccaccaaatgcatccgatgaagtgagctgtagctcacgaaagcttatgctctaataaatttgttagtctctaaggtgccacaagtactccttttctttttactccagtcatgtgaattatcccaccaagtctctgttattccagtcacatcataattccttgactgtgccaagacttccagttctccctgcttgtttcccaggcttcttgcatttgtgcttaagcacttgagataactcgttgatcgtccctctttctcagtatgaggcaggagccctccccttttgcgcgctcctgcttgtgcttcctcccggtatcccacttccctacttacctcagggcttttgtctccttccccggtgaacctaatttaaagccctcctcactaggttagcccgcctgcttgcgaagatgctcttccctctcttcattaggtggagcctgtctctgccaagcactcctccttcttggaacagtgtcccatggtcaaagaatccaaagccttctctccgacaccacctgcatagccatttgttgacttccacaattcgatggtctctacccaggccttttccttctacgggaaggatggatgagaacaccacttacacctcaaactcctttatccttcttcccagaggcacatagtctgcagtgatctgctcaaggtcattcttggcagtatccattggtgcccacatggagaagcaggaacgcgtagcgatctgagggcttgatgagtctcggcagtctctccatcacatcgtgaatcctagctcctggcaagcagcagacttctcggttttcctagtcagggcggcagatagatgactcagtccccctgaggagagagtccccgatcaccaccacccacctccttctcttgggagcggtggttgtggaagtcccaaccctaggacagtgcatctcatgccttccaatcggcggactctccttctgttcccttccctcagatgtatcatctagtccactctccgcattagtaccagtgaagagaacatgaaaatggttgcttacctgtatctgcgctgctggtacatggatgctccgctttcttcttctggaggtcacatgctgccaaatttcttcaccgtcctcttGTCCCCGCAGCGCAGCCTGCTCTGTATCTTCAGAACgctgtgtctgtagaagcatatcctgacatctgtccaggaaatcttcagtttctcttatgcaacataGGGTTGATACCTGTTACTCCAGACCTTGAactttctcttccaatatggagaccagtttgcgctttgtacagacaaagttgcttctgtcctgtggaagaaagacaaacatggcacatccagtgcaggtcacaacagctgaacactctccatccatattaccttccttctacgagcttcctcaggagttgtagtaactactcagagaagccgacaagatgtaagcctcagtgggctctccccaggcgaactccctctgttagcttCTCTGCTGTTCTCTGATCAtctggtttgcagctgactggctttttataacactCAGGCCCACTCAAGACTCACCTAGAACAAAG containing:
- the LOC119841639 gene encoding olfactory receptor 10A7-like, with product MKYAEDLRRGNLTMVTEFILLGLYNHRELEVPLFSIYLLIYTITLTGKILTILITMDTALHTPMYFFLQVLSFLEICYTSVTVPKMLVNFLSEDRSISYMGCVAQIYFLGISECFLLADMAYDHYVAICNPLRYRLIMKRVCLSLTVLSWFSGNVVSLVQTAWVFNLPFCGYNQINYFFCDIPPLIKLSCTDTSSYEMQLFTATVLVNFTLFFLILVSYTFIISTILKMVLTDGRHKAFSTCSSLLIVVTLYYGSSGLIYLRPKSINSLDSNKVLALMYTTITPYLNPIVFSLSNNEVKGAVQRLLWDGLKRKIFSQRK